Sequence from the Silvibacterium dinghuense genome:
CCAGCAGCGGCTTATACGGCTTGTCCGTCGTGATGTCGTCATTCACCAGCGTGGTCTTGAAGCGCAGCGTTGGTGTGATCGGTCGATATGTCTTAATCGGCATCGTTTCTTCTCTCTACCGGGGGCCGGCTTCGGCCCCCGTCCGCCGGATAGTTGGTTATCCCGGCTGTTCTTCTTGCTGAGCTCTGTGCTCTGAGCCCTGTTCCTTAGAGGTTGTTCACGTACTCCGGCATCTTTTCGCCGGACTTCAGGCGCACATACGCCTTCTTCCAGTCCGGACGAAAACCGGAGAACTTGCCGCGGCGGCGTTCCTTGCCAGCGAAGTTGGCGGTGCGAACCGTGTCCACCTTCACCTTGAAGAGCAGCTCGACCGCCTGCTTCACTTCCGTCTTGGTCGCCTTGCCGTCCACCTCGAAGACCAGCGTGCTCTCGGTCTCCTTCACGGTCAGGCCCTTTTCGGTGATCAGGGCGCGGCGGATTACGTTATAGGTCGTCGGCATTAAGCCACCTCAGCTTTCTTGCGCTTCGACACCGTCTTCTTGAGTGCCTCCTGGAGAGACTCAAGCGCCTGGCGCGAGAAGATCGCGCGCTGGTAGCGCAGCAGATCATAAGGATGCACTTCGTTGTTCAGGACCAGATCCACGCCGGCCAGGTTGCGCGAGCCGAGGATCAGGGTCGGAGTCAGCGACTGGCTGTTCTCGACGAGCAGCGCGGTCCGCTTGACGTCGAGCTTGTCCAGCGCCTGGCGGTAGAGCTTTGCCTTGGGCTGATCGAGCTCGAGGCTTTCGACCACGGTCAGCTGTCCGTCCTGGAGCTTGGCTGCCAGAACCGAGCGCAGCGCGCCCATCAGCTTCTTCTTCGGGAAGGCGTAGTCATAGGTACGGGGCTGCGGTCCGTGAACCGTGCCGCCATGCCGCCAGAGGGGCGAACGCACCGAACCCACGCGGGCGCGGCCGGTACCCTTCTGCTTCCACAGCTTCTTGCCCGAACCCGAAACCAGCTTGCGGTTCTTGGTTGCCGCGGTGCCCTGGCGGAGCGCGGCGCGATAGTGCTTGACCGCTTCCCAAACCAGTCCTTCATTCACCTGGCTGGGGGCGAAGACCTCGTCGGCCAGCTCGAAGGAGCCAACCTTATTGCCCGCCAGGTCCAATACATCAATGTTTGCCATGTTCGTCTCTTTCGGATCGCTCCCTTGCCCTGCGATCCCTGGTATTTATGCGCCTCGGGATATCCCTGAGACGCGAACTGCCTGAGCGGCTTTCCCGCTCCGTTACTGCTACTGCGTACTACGAACAGCTCACTGCATGACTACCCGGCTGCTTCGATCGGATGTTGCCTGACCGGAGCAGCCTCTAAAACTACTTCTTCTTACCCGAAGCCTTCTTCGAAGCCTTCAGCGGATCGACCGTGCCGGAGCCGGCGAATCCACGACGCTCACGCGGCGGAGCCTTGGCCTTCGAGATCAGCACATAACCATCACGGGGACCCGGTACCGCGCCCTCGAGCATGATCAGGTTCTCTTCGAGATCGATGCCGCGGATGCGGAGGTTGCGCACCGTCACCTGCACATCGCCCATGTGACCAGGCATGCGGGTCTTGGGCAGAACGCGCGAGGGAAACGACGAGGCGCCGATCGAGCCCTGCACCTGGAACATGTGGCCGTGCGACTTGGGACCGCCGCCGAAACCGTGGCGGCGCACAACGCCTGCGAAACCGCGGCCCTTGCTGGTGCCGATGATGTCGACAAACTTTTCGTCCGCGAAGATATCGACCAGGACGCGATCGCCGGCCTTGGCCGAAACAGCAGCCTCGCCCTCAGCAGCAGGCTTCGCAGCCTCGACGCCGACTTCCTTGATGATGCGGACCGGGGCGACATCGGCCTTGGCGAAGTGGCCAGCCTGGGGCTTGGTCACCTTGTGGGCCTTCACAAACTCAACCAGACCGATCTGGGCGGCATCGTAGCCGTCCTTGGCCAGGGTCTTCAGCTGCGTAATCACGCAGGGACCGGCCTGCAGAACGGTGATGGGGTGAACTTCACCCTTCTCATCGAATACCTGCGTCATGCCGATCTTCTTGCCGAGAATTCCAGTAACTGACATTTCTTTTTTCTTTCCCCATCATGGCTACGCTCGTTCCGTAGTCACTGAAGGCTGTAATTAGCTGCTAGCTTTTAGCTATTAGCTTCTAGCTTTAAAACTTTTGAGTTTCGCCGCTCCCCGGCTTCTATCTTTACTCCCCACTCAACCTTGCGCTATCGCACAAACGAGCTAAAAGCTAAGAGCTAGAAGCTAACGGCTAGGAGCTACTTCTCGAAGGCCTTGATCTCGACGTCCACGCCGGCCGGCAGGTCGAGCTTCATCAGCGCGTCCACGGTCTGCTGGGTCGGCTCGAGGATATCGATCAGCCGCTTATGCGTGCG
This genomic interval carries:
- a CDS encoding 50S ribosomal protein L23 yields the protein MPTTYNVIRRALITEKGLTVKETESTLVFEVDGKATKTEVKQAVELLFKVKVDTVRTANFAGKERRRGKFSGFRPDWKKAYVRLKSGEKMPEYVNNL
- the rplD gene encoding 50S ribosomal protein L4; the protein is MANIDVLDLAGNKVGSFELADEVFAPSQVNEGLVWEAVKHYRAALRQGTAATKNRKLVSGSGKKLWKQKGTGRARVGSVRSPLWRHGGTVHGPQPRTYDYAFPKKKLMGALRSVLAAKLQDGQLTVVESLELDQPKAKLYRQALDKLDVKRTALLVENSQSLTPTLILGSRNLAGVDLVLNNEVHPYDLLRYQRAIFSRQALESLQEALKKTVSKRKKAEVA
- the rplC gene encoding 50S ribosomal protein L3, giving the protein MSVTGILGKKIGMTQVFDEKGEVHPITVLQAGPCVITQLKTLAKDGYDAAQIGLVEFVKAHKVTKPQAGHFAKADVAPVRIIKEVGVEAAKPAAEGEAAVSAKAGDRVLVDIFADEKFVDIIGTSKGRGFAGVVRRHGFGGGPKSHGHMFQVQGSIGASSFPSRVLPKTRMPGHMGDVQVTVRNLRIRGIDLEENLIMLEGAVPGPRDGYVLISKAKAPPRERRGFAGSGTVDPLKASKKASGKKK